AAATAATATTTgtattgcattttatttatctctttaaATGCCTAGATATTTGAATATAAGTTGTGTTGTGATATATAAATGGTCTCGCTCACAGTTACACATTTTGAACGCTTGGCGGCGATGAGACTCCGGTGACGCCCTTATTTaatcacagaagaagaagaagagaaacgcGCTCATTGGACGGACATGCTGAATCGGAAATTGCgtcacagcacaaaacacatcagGCTTTTGGTGGGAATATGAGTTCGCCTCCACGCACGATTTgacttcaaattaaaagcattaatGTGCGTTTTGTCACGTTTAATGTAATACCAAAGTAAGCGGCTATGTGTCAAGTTAATAACAGTTTCAAAGGTTCATGCGTAGCAACCCCTGAGATGCGCTAAACTCACCAGGCTAATGAAGAAAAGTTCAATCTAATGTGTCTATTGTTTGCTAGCATGCTATCACGTTAGCACACAAAGTGCCTTTACGTTGCTTGACTTTGCTCccactgtgttttatgtttagTTAACCGGTTTGTTAGCGCTTAGTAGCAAGACAGGCGCCCGGTTCGGTTATTTTCCTTCACACTGGCTAATTAATCTGTCGAGAATCAACAACAACATGCCAGAAATCAAACTCAAGCACGTCGTGTCCTGCAGCACCGAGGACACAGTAAGTACATCTGTCACTGGCACTGAATCTGTAAGCTGTGCAGAAAGTCGTGCATTGTTTCTACCGGCTCCTTGTCATTGTCAAAACAGACTCACAAAGCAGACAACCTGCTGAGCTCCGACACCTACAGGAAGTGGAAAGCAGCGAGAGCCGGAGAGAAGCAGACCTCAGTCATTCTGCAGGTATGTTTCCTGACTAGGTGTCCCACAGCTGGTGGGCAGCAGTGGTCAAACAGTGCAGTTGTGTGCTGTATCACAAACTGATGAATATTGGCCACTTCTCTATTCTTGGTTTATGTTGGTCCTTTTGGGAACCCCCATGTCTGAATGATCCCACGGTCTGGACCTTCTTCAACCTACATGTACAATCTgcttttgttctgttctgtgttcatCTTTGTGTCTCCTCAGCCTCTGCATGAGGTTTTAAGAATAACATTAGATGATAAGATTTTACAGATCAAGGTAACTGGGCCTTTCTGtccctgcttttctttttaaacaatacaaaAGCAGCATTaccttttaaatcactttaaaaCTTGCAACTTCACTGCTTCGTTTTATCCTTTTGAAATAGTAAAGTCTTTTTAGTTAAGCGTAGTGCATATTACAAAGTATTGTATCAGTAAGTATGTATGTATTTCCTTGACATAAACGCGTCGAAAAGAAGGCACTGGTTAAATACTTTCACTTACTGCGGCTGCTCTTTCAGATCTTTTGACTTTGTTGTGGAAGCTCTGTTAACCTGTGCTGTTACTTTTTCTCAGTTCgagaaggaggagcaggtgcACAGCATTGATATTGGAAATGAAGGGTCGGCTTTCATCGAGGTGCTGGTGGGGAATTCTTCTGCTGTCAGAGACCAGGACTATGAGGTATTCTTGCAAACCAAACCTAATTAGGAATTGCCCCGATTATTGTTTTTTGATGTCAatccttctttctctgttttaggTTCTTTTGGTTACATCTTCCTTCATGTCCCCCACGGAGAGCCGTAACGGCACCAACACAAACCGGGTGCGTTTCTTTGGGCCCAGCCAGCTGCAGAAGAGCACAGCACAGGAGAAGTGGGACAGAGTGAAAATTGTGTGCAGCCAGCCATACAGCAAGGTAAGGGCCCAGTCTTTGAACATAcagttcaaaataaaaagagcGCAAACTCCAACCTAACTACACCTAAGTTATaatacatctatctatctatacaaTACATGCACACGTGGCCATCGTGccgaccaaaacaaaggacagagaggctCGGGTTGCAAAgcacacagagggagtgtgaTCTTCTATCTTTACACAGCAAATAGAGGGTTAACGCTTCATTAGTAATGTGAATGTTGTATAGAGAACCTTTGATTAACAGAATCCAAACGTGAAATATCTTGGCAGCATTGTCACCATACAAGAGTACAAGAGAACCTGATGTTGATTTTATCAGTTCAGTTGAGATAAGTACTGAATTAAAGGCTACTTCTGTGAAAAGTGTACACTAACAATTATAGATCCATTGGTGcttttgaaattgaaaataaaggtgtgtgtgtgtgtgtgtgtgtgtgtgtgtgtgtgtgtgtgtgtgtgtgtgtgtgtgtgtgtgtgtgtgtgtgtgtgtgtgtgtgtgtgtgtgtgtgtgtgtgtgtgtgtgtgtgtgtgtgtgtgtgtgtgtgtgtgtactttgtagAACATAGCATATGGACTGGCCTTTGTTAAGTTTCACTCACCGCCCGACAAAAACGATCCTCCTACAGCAACCTCCCCGGTAAGTCATGGCATGTACACATTTTCTTCtacaaagcctttttttttttttcatgttacaAAGGAGGGCCGTAATATCTCATATGTTGCAGACAAGAGATGAAGTAGTCTAACATTGGCTGAATTATTATCTGAACCTAAAACAGACATAAATCAGATTTTCCATGCAAATTTTCTATAATTTGGACTTTGTTATCCCAAGTTTTTGACACTTTGTGTATGTCAGATTTGGTCCGTACCAAAAAAGTACTGAGGTTCAATACCCCATCTGCAAATGCGGATGTTACTGCCATGTACAAAAAGAATTGGAGAGCCTAGTAATCAGAGCTATCCGTTTCTATTTGTACCACACTGTTCTCAGCACTGCTTTACTTTGACATGAACATGTGCAGTATTTCTACTTTCCTGCTTTTATTGACGCTCTGGAAGGAGTCCAGTGCATAAACATGGCACAGCATCTAACCACAGTGTGTGTAGCAGCTGACACTATCCTGTGAGCTACCCAGCTTTATGACTTATGAAACCATTTCTTCAAGTCAAAACCTTTTTGCTGTATTAAGAAAAAATGCACTCCGCCAATTTGCTCcatccttcctttcttctctaCTGCCAGAAACTGACAAAGCTGGGACAGTTCAGGGTGAAAGATGAGTCTCCTTCATCTGGGCCCAGCCTTCAGCCCGGCAGCCTCTTCTTCAATCGGGACAACGCAACAAAGTCCAGTACTTCCCTCAAAGGTaaatcccctttttttttcaactggAGCCCAGTTTAATTCTATCAGGGCCTTGTAACAATAAAGTTTTAATCAAAAGGaataattaaaaacaccaacagagGACTAATTAGGCTTTACTGAGAGCTAATAAAATGTTCCTTGAAGACAAAAGGGAGGAGAAGATTTCAAAGGCATTCTTAATTTATCAAGCTGCTTTATGGAATGGTTCTCAGTCGTTcccttttcacttttctctctttagtCTCTCCTCCGAGTCAGAAGTTGAGTTacgctgctgctgccctgcagACTGGCGGCGGCTCCCTCTCGCCAGGCAAAGCTTCCTCCTCCAACTCTGCCTCACCTCAGGTAATAAACACTACCATCAATCTTGTcacttgcaaaacaaaaaacttttcCCTTGATGAGCTGTAGTTTTGTTGCTTTATGTAGACAACAGGGAAAGCTGAGAGGTAAATAGAGGTAATAAAGCTTATCGTAGGATGGTATGTGTAGTTAGTGAGAGTTTTAACTACCACGCTATGTCTGGAAAAGCTAATATAATTGGATTTTGAACCAAGTAGTAGTCTGATTAAAATAAAGCTGTTGACCAAATGAGTAAATGAATTTCGATCAGAAAATAAACTAGAATTAAAGGTTTTTgcgttttctttctcttcccacACATCAGTGTTACAGACTCTGAGATCGACTCTTGTCGTCATcaaaagctgtcaaataattgtttcattttcagtggagTAATACCTTCAGCAGAGGTAAACCACAACTTGACACAGTGAACAGCTCTTTTGCCCACAACTGTTTGTGCTTTTCCACGGGTTGATAATATGTTAGCTCATACATATTCATGGAGGTTTTTTCTGTACTcgacaaatgcaaaaaaaaaactagcgTCATAAAACAGGTTCTTACATTATCTATCTAAGCTCATAATGTTCATGGTCTTCAGAATTTTAAAATCTGTGTGAAGGAAGGTTCGCGTAATTGTTTTCCGTTCTGAAAAGGTTTTTTTGAGTTACTTATATTAATTGTTACCTCGCAGCCACcagcaaaaagaaaatttgaGTTCAGCAAAGAGCGGCAGTCTGGGTCTGGCCCTCCACCCTCAAAGAAGATAAGCCCGGCGGGCTCACCGGAGAGCAAAGCTGTGACCCCCAAACACAAGCCGAGCCCAGTCAGCACGCCCAGCCCCAGCGCCGCGAAAGGTACctcttaccttaccttaccttacccCTGGCATATTTCCTCTTCTCTGGAAAACGTCCGTATGACGTGATAATTGTCTCTCCAGCTTCCCCGGCACAGAAGTCTGCTGACAAGAAGCGGGAGAGGCAGTCCAAACCCGAGCCTAAACCCAAACAACAGGAAGCTAAATCCGAGAGCGCGCAGCAGGTCCCATTCAAGCGGATCATGGAGGGGGTGGTGTTTGTGCTCAGTGGCTTCCAAAACCCCTTCAGAGGGGAGCTGAGGGAAAAGGCTCTGGACATGGGAGCCAAATACCGAACCGACTGGACCCCCGACTCTACACACCTCATGTAAGCATCACTATGTGAGAAGTGTATGCTTAAGCTGTCCTCGTTTTCCCATTTATCACCATTACTTGTTTCCTCCAACTACTTTGTCTTAAGGTTTTACAAAGCATCTATTTCATTATTAACATATATTTTGAATGAAGAGTGCAGGCTGTTTAAAATGCCTGTAGTAGTAATAATGTAGTATGAGAGACTTATTTGTGCATTAATGCGTTAagattttaaattagattttattgaCAGTGTTTTTTAGTCACTACACttgactttctttctttatttatttatttattgccagtttttgcagaaaaacacagacatctcCACAATATTAAAAGGATGTTGCTGCAAGCGACAGTGTTCATTTCAGTTTGCAATTAAGTCCTCTGGTGGCAGGGACAGGTCAGATGGCTCCGAAATTAGAAAGTGAAGAGATAAATGGGGTGCAAATGCAAAAGAGCTGCAGATAAGGCAGAGGATCAATACGTGGTGAACAGCCGCATGTGGGCAGTCGATAAGATAAATGAAAGTTGAACAGAAAATTTCTCATTGTGACTcagctgatttttatttttttattattctcagttgtagaaaaaaaagaaaagaaacgtaATCGCATATTTCATCACTGAAGTTATGTATGATAAAGTTCAAGTTGTGAGTCATCCATGTGATATGGACAAAATAGATGTAATCATAGcaaaacattttgatgaatTACTTGAacataaagtgtaaaaatgttctTCAAAAGTTGCCGTCTTAATTGTTCCAGAGATTTTCTTTCACAAGAGATTTTTATCcgtagctgatttttttttatcattgaaGCAGATTACGGGATTGTGTAACAGAGCTGTTAGCACTCTCAGTAATGCCATTTGATTGCATCTTGATCTCTGCTGCCAGAGCAGACTATTGCCCTTGCCAGCTTCTCTGCGATGTGATgtaatcgtgtgtgtgtgtgtgtgtgtgtgtgtgtgtgtgtgtgtgtgtgtgtgtgtgtgtgtgtgtgtgtgtgtgtgtgtgtgtgtgtgtgtgtgtgtgtgtgtgtgtgtgtgtgtgtgtgtgtgtgtgtgtgtgtgtgtgtgtgtgtgtgtgtgtgtgtgtgtgtgtctctctctcttgcggTCCATTAATCTCCAGCTGTGCCTTCGCTAACACCCCCAAGTACAGCCAGGTGAAATCAGCAGGGGGCATCATCGTACGGAAGGAATGGGTACTCGACTGccataaaagaaaacagaagatcTCCTATAAACGGTAAGAGAGGatcaaattcaaaacaaatcggcttaaaaataaattatttcataGTGCTAACAGTAAAGTGAAACCGTCATGATGCCTGTATGGAAATCGAGACCCGTGGAATCGGGCTCGGCCGCAGCAGCAGTTGGACTGGGATGCCTTTTCTTGTTGAGGACACCTCCACGTGGGTGACAGCCTGGTTTTTAGCGTGGCGCATGTGTCCAGCGTATGAATCCACATCTGATTAATACTTTCTCTCAAGCCATGTCTGCATCTCTACACAGTACAAGCTGTGCACAGCACTCACACTGATTGAAGCTTCCAAAAATACACCTCTCACAGCAGTGATGCCCACTTGCTACAGAGAACATTGTAACCTTGAGCAGCTGATGCCTGCTGTGATCCCAAATTCAACCCagccagctccagcagctctctAATTATACGCCTCATTACAGGAGATGTTTTGCAATATCAAGGTCTTCTGTCATCTCTCCACACTACTCTGTGTTTACTGAATAACGAAGAGCAGAATACTCATCACAGGCAACGCATGATCCAAATGAATTGGAGTAGTACCCTACTTGTGTTTTACTACATGAAGCCTTGCGTCGACATTCAAGGAATTCTTTCAGACTTGTTGCTTCCATAGCGAATGGCTTGAAGGTGAACCAGGCTCCCACACTGTTGGGTTATTCCAGGATACTGACCTCGTAAATGTGTCAGTAATGTTCAGAAGTAGAGTTATGGCAGGTGTCAAAGTATTGATTCtaacaaaacaagtcatttaTATTGATAACCaataaacactgaataaaaattTGAGAAATTGCCGGCTTCTAGAGAATGCTGGTGCCTATATGGTGGAGCACCCCGCCTTTGTGAACAGTTTAATTTGATTAACAACTAACGATTCATAGTtaatctgccttttttttttctcgatTCATCTTTGTAGAAGATCAGAAAAgcattttcattcagtttattaGAACAGAGTTAATATAAAAGTGATCCAGTAAATCtacacttttaaaaacatcctgccatttaaaatgtatttaactattgataaaaaaaaaaaaaacatcacaacatgATTAAGGAGAAAAACAATTTGCTGCCTTCAAATAATTTGCAGCCATGTGTTCATTGTATTTTAAGTGCTCTTAATTTGttctttaattgttttttttttgcaatgttttTCAATGATTGATAGGTTCGCCATGGTGTGAGGAGTTTAActttatttcagctttaataGAGGTGGATAGATAACAGAAGTTCGAAAAGAATGTTTGATGGATGTTGCGATAATTTGGTTTTCTGCAGGCTTGATCCGTCTGGTAAAATTAGCTTCCCTTAGTTTAGTTTAGGCACAAGCGTCCGTTGCTTTGTTAAAGCAGAACTGGAGCCATTACAGCAACAGTTGCAATACTTGTACGATGTTCAGAGTTGGGCACGTGGGAGGGCGCTTTAAAGTCGCGTTTTCTTCTTGCCGGGGGGGATTTTGGCAGTAATGGCATCAAGGACGAAGAGTGCTCACAGTTCCCTCACAGGCCGCGTCAGTGATGGATTTGAAATCTTACCTCATAGTCGAATGTCTGTGCATCTGGATGGATGATTGACGCCGCTCCTCAGCCCTGGAGGAAGGCTGTCAAACCTTAAATCAAATTTCCTGTCAGCTTTATCATTTATCAGATATGACGCATCTGCtgcttatttttaaaaattctaaaaGGTGCCAATGGATAGTTCAAATAAGCTTCTGACCGTCCTTTTAACTCCCACATTGGCTCATGTGATGTATGGAAAGCATTTTGACCAACTTCGGTGCTGGATGGTctgatcatttcatttttcaagcctttttttttttttctctctttgtgcaCTCGAGCTGATTTTATATCTTATTCAGGAGAAGCATTTTCGAAGCATGGACTAAGAGGTGAAGCTGTTAGTTGAAGAGTCGATTAGTTGatcacagaaaattaattgtcAAATACTTTGATATCTGATTATTCTTTCATCATTTGTAGAGCAAAATGCCaacaaatgtgaggattttctgctttaatCTCATTTAATTCttactgttggttggacaaaacaagctatttgcATTGTTTCCACCACAACCATTgccacatcttttttttccatttcatagACAAATTCATCAAATAATCAGAAGAAGAAATTGACAgcttaatcaataattaaaacCAATTGTCAGGACAACAAGAAAAACTGTGATTAGCGCGCCTTCATTTGGATAGAATTGGTTATTCTGATGGGGCTGTCATCTCAAATAGATATTTGTCATCCAGTTCCAGCTGGATGAGTCTGGTGATAAGACCCGGGTGCACAGAAATCAATTTTTGCTCAAGTTAGTCTTCAAAGCTAGAAATGAAAGCGGTCAGAGTTCCGTTTTGATGGGATTATTGTGGACAGCCTCACTGTGCATATGAGCcatgcaaagagagagagggagagctttTTAAATTAATACCGCTGCGGGTGACGGCACACGACACCGTGCTTTCATGAAATCTCATTCTTACTTTAGTTTCTCAAAAAGTGCGTTGAAATGAGACGTTCACCACAGCCTGTCGTCATCCTCCCTCGCGCTTGCTTTCCTCAGTCTGATTGAGCCGAAgatcccccccaccccaccccacccccactgCCTTGTTGTCAGAATAATCCATTCCCCTGCCCAGCACCGCTATTGTGCAGCGCGTGGAGTGTGCAGCTTTGATGATGTATCCTTTATTTAAAAGCTGCATCTGCTATGGGTAATTAAAGGGACCACTTACTTTGATGATGACAAGTGCCCAAACAAatatgcacactcacactctcaaaCTGTTGCTCCGTGATGGACGCAAACACTTTGTCACCGAGCATCTGGAGGCTAATGCACAGCTTCGCTCGGGCTCGTGACATGCATACGTACTGTGAAGTGTATATATTAAAGAGATTGTTGCATCAGCTAAGAACCCCAGAAATGCTTTCTCCCTAGTTATTATCCAATCAGCAAGGATCCAGAGACGCACAGACAGAGAGCCGAGCGAAAAACACTCAAGCAGCCCTACAACGTCCCATCACAATAGATCTGAATAAGTAAACAAATTTCTCATTAAAAGCAAGACTCCGATGCAACATCCCCAGAGGAATTAGCAAATAGTTGGCATGTTGGAGCCGGAATATCAGCGCAATCACACAGTGATTAATCTCCGGCACACAAGACTTCATCACATACGGACCCAAAAGTGTGAAAACTCATTAAGCGTTGGGTTGCAGCTAATGATTGTGGGTAATAATaactgattgttttcattatatatCTGCAGATTATGTTCgtgattaatcatttagtctgaaaaatgtcagaaaatggtgaaaaatttCAATCCCAGTTCCCCAAAACACAGTGTGACCTCTCCAAATGTCTtattttagatagatagatttagaAGATATTAAATTGTAATGTActgtaaaacacataaaagcaacaaatcctccCAAGCTGgaataaacaggttttttgacagttttgcttaaaaaactgactttaatgaataaatgattacTAAAATAGCTGATAAACTTTGTATCGTTTCATTATTCGATTAAGCTTTTCAGCTCTAGTTAAGTGCACGAGagctgctcatcatcatcatcatcatcatcatcagtagtaAACAAACCATCTGAATGAAAACACGTTTTACATTTGATGAGCTGGTGTGACGTTCAAGAACTAATGAAATGGTaaaggataataataataataataataccacctTTTTACTACAAATCACTTTGTTATTGCAAGTCAAGTctgccttttttcatttttgctttcttcctTCAGCTGATTTTCAAAGTTTCATACAGTAACACGCTCAATTTATAGAAACGTATAACATACTTGCAAACCCGGTCAGCAAATCATTGACAGAAAATATATAACTTGGGGCTTAAGACTAATAACTAGCACGGTTATTGGCTAATCAGCCAATGATTTTCTTGGTTAATGATTAATCCTCCGTCTATTAAGTGCCAGAAAATAGTGACTAAATGTCCATCACCATTTTCCAAAGCCCACTAGTAGCTGATCACACTGAAAAAGATGCTAAAAGTGTTTTAATTATTTGGAAACTAGCAAATAATTCACATCTGAGATGGTGAAGTCAGataatttgtgtcatttttcacCTAAAAGCCCCAGTTCACCATCAGCAGAACAGATTGTTGGTCTCCTTTTGAGGTAACGACACCTATTGTCATAAGCAGCAGACTGTGCATTACTCCCCTTGCCCGcagtgtcatttttttcattttccaatttCCTGTACTGAGTTTTATGAAACAGGTAAGCATGGGTCAGTAAAATGTCTCCCTGCAGTGTGAGCGGAAATGATTACACGGTAACTGTGGTATTTCAACGCTCTGCACTTCACACTTGAAGCTGATAATGTCCAGGTGGCTTGATGGTGACTTCAGGGAATGTAAGGAGAGGATGGGGAGAAATGtcacatcctctgtgtgtgcgtgcgtgcgtgcgtgcgtgcgcgtgtgtgtgtgtgtgtgtgtgtgcgtatgggGACATTATTTTTGTCTCCTCACGCTCACTTAACCTTTGCAGAGTACATCACAGGTGAACAGTATACTCCAAAGGTAGAAGGCTATATTTGCAGcttggtttttgtttgtctgttagtATTTTTCACAAAAATTGAGTagattttaattaaacattGACTAAGTAAGGAAATGAATTGCcaactgtttttgttattataatTTTCTAAGAACAAAAGGTcaaaattctctgattccagcttctcaaatgtgattcTAGTCTGGTTTCTTACTCCTCTacgacagtaaactgaatattgttgggttgtggacaaaacaagacgaCTGAGGACGTCGTCTTACTATTCAGTTAAAAACTGAGccacatttttcaccattttctgacattttatagaccaaacaagtAACTGATTAATCATGAAATTGTGAGATAAAGTGTGTCGGACTCactgaaatggaaacaaactGGCTGGAATATTCCATGATTGTGTTCTGATGCAGCTCTGCATCCCGATGCAAATGAAGAATTTCTGAATGTTGCCTTGACGGCAGCATCCTGTCTCATATCTGAATGGTTTCTAGTTTATAGATTCAGCAAGGGCATCTGTTTAAATCAAGTAGAACTTAATGTCACATGGGGCATTCGATTTTCCGCTCAGGGTCCAAACTTGCCCTCTGAAATGGTCAATATGACACTAAATTTTACGGACACATGTGATTAAGTCTTTTGTGCCCACGGACCAGAAACGAATTAAGTGTCAGTCAGTGAGGTTCAAATCCTGCCTCACCTCTTCACTTCTGGCCTGCTGCAGCGTAAAGTGACCGTTCTTGACAGACTGTTGGATTGAGAAAGTTACAAACATTTCCAGACAAGATGGTGGCTAGCATTTTAATGATGTCACTGGTCTTCATAACGGGGACATACTTCACTCCCCTTACCGATATTCCTCATCTGTTctcttctttatctttattgtttttcactACTAAACTATTTTAGccttttaaagaaatgttattttaaaaaaagaatacattcAGAACAGGATTGCTCTAAATATAACAGTTTACAGACAGCTTTTGTTGGTGTAAAGCAGAGCAGTGGTGGATAAGAGACTACAGACAGCAGGTGAAAATATGGCTTTCGAAATGTTAACATGTCTGTGCTTATTGAACAGGTTCACCGGTAAAGTCCTCTGAGACGAACAAGTAATGTTCGTCTCAGAGTTGCGTTCACGTCAccgtctctgctgcagcctctctgctctgcagtgCGCTGATTTcactttgtgagtgtgtgtttgtggaaggAGTGAGCCCCTACACACTGAGAGCAGGGGAGAGGCTGCAGCATGATGGTAAATTACACCAAAAGGCTATAAAGTACCAATAAGCCACTGAACGTCggataataattaataatttagcCCCGGGGCCCATTTAATACCAGGTTTCTGTGCGCATCCTTAGACATGCTGTGTCCTGAATTGGTTCAACctagaaaacattttcagtctTGATTAGCAGTTCTACAAGGTTTATATTGTTTCTCCTCCCCCTGGCGGCTTATGTCTAAAGCAGCGGCCTCTCTAATAACTTTTCACCGTAAAGTCAAGTGACAGTTGAGCCATCCTCCGCTGTGATCTTGTACTTCGCAACAAGGGCGGCTGGAAGTAGGGGTAGTGATGCAGCATTCAGTCTGACTACATGGTTTCAACTCGCTGCTGGTCTCTGATGAGCCACTCTCATCTCTGTGACTGTGAAACAAGAAAAGGCCGTTTGAGGAGTACTGGGAGAAAGTGTAATTCATGACAAGATTAGTCCTAAATTAGCTCTAGAGTTTTGTTGATAAgacaagtttttctttttttccccctccccctgCAGTAGATTAGACTTCTAGACTTCGTCTCCCAGCACAGGcaatacaaatgttttaaacatCAGGACATTGAATGTCTGGTTAAAAATATTACCTTCGCTCTGAACCTTTCTTTCGTTCCGCTCTTGCCTGACAAAGGCCCACTGTGGTTTGAGACAAGTCAAACTGATTGGTAGCGAGATATGTCATACAGACGTTCTTTCCCTCCGGCCTTCAATCATCCTGGCACATTTTGTTCCCCCTGATTTGTGTCTTCCTCCAGGTATTTGATGGATGGAGCAGAATCAAGCTCGGAGAGCGAAATGGAAGTGGACGACCAGAGTGAAGAGGAACAGAACACAAAGGTAAATTTATTTGTCAAGCGAGCCTGTAAAAAATGATCTAATGAAGAATCCTTTCCCCTGTTTGTAATGTTGAATGctccctccctgctgctcttACAGCCGCCGGTGAAGCAA
The nucleotide sequence above comes from Pempheris klunzingeri isolate RE-2024b chromosome 8, fPemKlu1.hap1, whole genome shotgun sequence. Encoded proteins:
- the xrcc1 gene encoding DNA repair protein XRCC1, with the translated sequence MPEIKLKHVVSCSTEDTTHKADNLLSSDTYRKWKAARAGEKQTSVILQFEKEEQVHSIDIGNEGSAFIEVLVGNSSAVRDQDYEVLLVTSSFMSPTESRNGTNTNRVRFFGPSQLQKSTAQEKWDRVKIVCSQPYSKNIAYGLAFVKFHSPPDKNDPPTATSPKLTKLGQFRVKDESPSSGPSLQPGSLFFNRDNATKSSTSLKVSPPSQKLSYAAAALQTGGGSLSPGKASSSNSASPQPPAKRKFEFSKERQSGSGPPPSKKISPAGSPESKAVTPKHKPSPVSTPSPSAAKASPAQKSADKKRERQSKPEPKPKQQEAKSESAQQVPFKRIMEGVVFVLSGFQNPFRGELREKALDMGAKYRTDWTPDSTHLICAFANTPKYSQVKSAGGIIVRKEWVLDCHKRKQKISYKRYLMDGAESSSESEMEVDDQSEEEQNTKPPVKQERQVTPRKTPEKRNEDDEYAGSTDVDEPGGDGDDESAVDTEDELQRVENESRQKKAAAAEGKVVKEEDLYGGSTDENTDAEADQDHPIPELPDFLSGKHFFLYGKFPNKERRLLLRYIVAFNGAIEDYMTEKVQFVVTSEGWHDSFEDALMENSNLNFVKPAWIYAINERQKMLPHQPYSVVP